A genomic region of Miscanthus floridulus cultivar M001 chromosome 3, ASM1932011v1, whole genome shotgun sequence contains the following coding sequences:
- the LOC136541245 gene encoding uncharacterized protein isoform X2, giving the protein MMKLKSRRLPFYKDVKPEDCRSGSGLPHLAAQAKFAAMNMQTEDVKPRRPVEVRRSRWVLGDVTEVLDHNSWRLGKITEVLNNDCFVIRLAGCIQPREFHISCLRIPHDSKQLTVGDRDHQAYEEVAHHAKRKAANICASTGARAVKRKLEASRIPPNDLVRRTGKERKLSAYEFRQLTKNELPLKVSARNAIDGDHFHRPLSSRYNDLTKNISEIKPVCKVLPLSEKPLRIREENECSVASCSANYYCTSDNQQSVGTGSCFPDDVMSACQSGQEIKNAYGSGLFLNVHELELQAYQSTVRAFHAAGPLTWEQESLLTNLRLSLNISNEEHLLQLRHLLSL; this is encoded by the exons ATGATGAAGCTAAAAAGTAGACGACTTCCATTCTATAAGGATGTTAAGCCTGAAGACTGCCGTTCAGGCTCAGGTCTTCCACATTTGGCTGCTCAAGCGAAGTTTGCAGCCATGAACATGCAGACTGAAGATGTCAAGCCTCGTCGACCAGTTGAAGTCAGACGAAGTAGATGGGTTCTTGGTGATGTAACCGAGGTGTTGGATCATAATTCGTGGAGGCTTGGGAAGATTACAGAAGTGCTGAACAATGACTGTTTTGTCATCAGGCTAGCGGGTTGCATCCAACCAAGAGAATTCCACATATCTTGCTTGAGGATTCCACATGATAGCAAGCAGTTGACTGTAGGAGACAGG GACCATCAAGCCTATGAAGAGGTTGCTCACCATGCTAAGAGGAAAGCAGCCAATATTTGTGCTTCCACTGGTGCTAGAGCTGTCAAGAGAAAACTAGAAGCAAGTAGGATTCCACCTAATGATTTAGTTAGAAGAACAGGCAAGGAACGGAAATTATCTGCATATGAATTTCGTCAGTTAACCAAGAATGAGTTGCCTCTGAAGGTGTCTGCTAGGAATGCTATCGATGGAGATCACTTTCATAGGCCTTTAAGTAGCAGATACAATGATCTTACCAAGAACATTTCTGAGATAAAACCAGTTTGCAAAGTTCTTCCTTTGTCTGAGAAACCTTTGCGCATCAGAGAAGAGAACGAGTGCTCAGTGGCTAGTTGCAGCGCAAATTACTACTGTACCAGTGATAACCAACAATCAGTCGGGACCGGCAGTTGTTTCCCTGATGATGTTATGTCTGCATGTCAATCTGGGCAGGAGATTAAGAACGCCTATGGCTCTGGTTTATTTCTGAATGTCCATGAGCTGGAGCTGCAAGCATACCAATCCACCGTCAGAGCTTTCCATGCTGCAGGACCCCTGACATGGGAGCAAGAGTCACTCCTGACAAACCTGCGCCTCTCGCTCAACATCTCGAATGAGGAGCACTTGCTTCAGTTGAGGCATCTCTTATCTCTTTGA
- the LOC136541245 gene encoding uncharacterized protein isoform X1, producing MMKLKSRRLPFYKDVKPEDCRSGSGLPHLAAQAKFAAMNMQTEDVKPRRPVEVRRSRWVLGDVTEVLDHNSWRLGKITEVLNNDCFVIRLAGCIQPREFHISCLRIPHDSKQLTVGDRVIQLNQPIRFADCSSHHSKFVMEQDHQAYEEVAHHAKRKAANICASTGARAVKRKLEASRIPPNDLVRRTGKERKLSAYEFRQLTKNELPLKVSARNAIDGDHFHRPLSSRYNDLTKNISEIKPVCKVLPLSEKPLRIREENECSVASCSANYYCTSDNQQSVGTGSCFPDDVMSACQSGQEIKNAYGSGLFLNVHELELQAYQSTVRAFHAAGPLTWEQESLLTNLRLSLNISNEEHLLQLRHLLSL from the exons ATGATGAAGCTAAAAAGTAGACGACTTCCATTCTATAAGGATGTTAAGCCTGAAGACTGCCGTTCAGGCTCAGGTCTTCCACATTTGGCTGCTCAAGCGAAGTTTGCAGCCATGAACATGCAGACTGAAGATGTCAAGCCTCGTCGACCAGTTGAAGTCAGACGAAGTAGATGGGTTCTTGGTGATGTAACCGAGGTGTTGGATCATAATTCGTGGAGGCTTGGGAAGATTACAGAAGTGCTGAACAATGACTGTTTTGTCATCAGGCTAGCGGGTTGCATCCAACCAAGAGAATTCCACATATCTTGCTTGAGGATTCCACATGATAGCAAGCAGTTGACTGTAGGAGACAGG GTCATTCAACTGAATCAACCAATCCGATTTGCTGACTGCTCCTCTCATCACTCAAAATTTGTGATGGAACAGGACCATCAAGCCTATGAAGAGGTTGCTCACCATGCTAAGAGGAAAGCAGCCAATATTTGTGCTTCCACTGGTGCTAGAGCTGTCAAGAGAAAACTAGAAGCAAGTAGGATTCCACCTAATGATTTAGTTAGAAGAACAGGCAAGGAACGGAAATTATCTGCATATGAATTTCGTCAGTTAACCAAGAATGAGTTGCCTCTGAAGGTGTCTGCTAGGAATGCTATCGATGGAGATCACTTTCATAGGCCTTTAAGTAGCAGATACAATGATCTTACCAAGAACATTTCTGAGATAAAACCAGTTTGCAAAGTTCTTCCTTTGTCTGAGAAACCTTTGCGCATCAGAGAAGAGAACGAGTGCTCAGTGGCTAGTTGCAGCGCAAATTACTACTGTACCAGTGATAACCAACAATCAGTCGGGACCGGCAGTTGTTTCCCTGATGATGTTATGTCTGCATGTCAATCTGGGCAGGAGATTAAGAACGCCTATGGCTCTGGTTTATTTCTGAATGTCCATGAGCTGGAGCTGCAAGCATACCAATCCACCGTCAGAGCTTTCCATGCTGCAGGACCCCTGACATGGGAGCAAGAGTCACTCCTGACAAACCTGCGCCTCTCGCTCAACATCTCGAATGAGGAGCACTTGCTTCAGTTGAGGCATCTCTTATCTCTTTGA